The following are encoded in a window of Mycobacterium vicinigordonae genomic DNA:
- a CDS encoding SDR family NAD(P)-dependent oxidoreductase: protein MHSDRARSRCFVVTGAASGIGLATAQRLLDEGGTVIGADLASPPDLGPAFHFVTADISDETAVDAVFAAVPDRLDGVVHSAGVAGGGPVHLLPRSEWDRVIGVNLTGTFLVAKAALARMIDQPRVDGERGSIVTLASVEGLEGTAGGSSYNAAKAGVVLLTKNIALDYGPSGIRANAICPGFIETPLAESVFGMPGMEGPRESITEEHALQRLGRPGEVAAMAAFLVSLEASFVTGQAIAVDGGYTAGRDHGVVQMFGFPE from the coding sequence ATGCATTCTGACCGGGCACGCTCGCGCTGCTTCGTGGTGACCGGCGCTGCCTCTGGCATTGGCCTGGCCACCGCGCAGCGTCTGCTGGACGAGGGTGGAACCGTGATCGGTGCCGACCTCGCCTCGCCGCCCGACCTTGGTCCCGCGTTCCACTTCGTGACCGCTGACATCAGCGACGAAACCGCTGTCGACGCAGTGTTCGCTGCGGTGCCCGACCGGCTGGATGGTGTCGTGCATTCCGCCGGCGTGGCCGGCGGCGGGCCCGTGCATTTGCTTCCCCGGTCCGAATGGGACCGGGTGATCGGCGTCAACCTCACCGGAACGTTCCTGGTGGCCAAGGCGGCGCTGGCGCGGATGATCGACCAACCCCGCGTCGACGGCGAACGCGGGTCGATCGTGACACTGGCCAGCGTCGAGGGGCTCGAAGGAACGGCAGGAGGCAGCTCGTACAACGCTGCCAAGGCCGGTGTGGTCCTGCTGACCAAGAACATTGCGCTCGACTACGGGCCCAGTGGCATCCGTGCGAACGCGATCTGTCCGGGCTTCATTGAAACACCGCTGGCTGAAAGTGTATTCGGCATGCCGGGAATGGAGGGGCCGCGCGAGTCGATCACTGAGGAGCATGCGCTGCAGCGCTTGGGTAGGCCCGGCGAGGTCGCGGCCATGGCCGCGTTCCTGGTGTCGCTGGAAGCGTCATTCGTGACGGGTCAGGCGATCGCGGTCGACGGCGGGTACACCGCCGGTCGCGACCACGGCGTAGTGCAGATGTTCGGCTTCCCAGAGTGA
- a CDS encoding SRPBCC family protein, whose translation MVEIHLERTIAAPVDQVFDWLADPANLATAPLAIKAGWAKESPGTGAGALREVLGAGTWFREEITAYDPPNSYSYLILRSFPALTHDGGTLTFTPSGTGTHVDWVTNYTHPWYAGGKLMEKISRPLLRSSFVAILNSCAEALEN comes from the coding sequence ATGGTCGAGATTCACTTGGAACGAACTATTGCCGCGCCCGTGGACCAGGTCTTCGACTGGCTGGCCGACCCCGCGAACCTGGCGACGGCTCCGTTGGCCATCAAGGCCGGATGGGCCAAGGAATCTCCGGGCACCGGCGCGGGCGCCCTGCGGGAGGTGCTGGGCGCCGGCACCTGGTTTCGGGAGGAGATTACCGCCTATGACCCACCGAATAGCTACTCCTACCTGATCCTGCGATCATTTCCCGCGCTCACGCACGACGGCGGCACCCTGACCTTCACCCCGTCCGGGACGGGCACCCACGTCGACTGGGTGACGAACTACACCCATCCGTGGTACGCCGGCGGCAAGCTGATGGAGAAAATCAGTCGGCCGCTGTTGAGGTCCAGCTTCGTCGCGATCCTGAACTCCTGCGCCGAAGCGCTGGAAAACTGA
- a CDS encoding DoxX family protein: MTSTEIAQRDSTEKIATRMGAGLVGMGVLHFAAPKPFDEIIPVELPGPARFYTHASGVAEVGVGALLLTPGTRKLGALAAVALFLGVFPGNLNMVRLWWDKPWYLRAFAIARLPLQVPMITTALKVYRNS, translated from the coding sequence ATGACTTCCACCGAGATAGCTCAGCGTGACTCCACCGAAAAGATCGCGACCCGGATGGGGGCGGGACTAGTTGGCATGGGTGTCCTACACTTCGCGGCGCCCAAACCATTCGACGAGATCATCCCCGTCGAGCTGCCTGGTCCCGCCCGGTTCTACACCCACGCCTCGGGGGTCGCGGAGGTCGGAGTCGGTGCGTTGCTCCTCACGCCTGGCACCCGCAAGCTCGGTGCCCTGGCCGCGGTCGCGCTGTTTCTCGGGGTATTCCCCGGCAATCTCAACATGGTTCGGCTGTGGTGGGACAAGCCGTGGTACCTGCGCGCCTTCGCGATCGCTCGGCTACCGCTGCAGGTTCCCATGATCACCACCGCACTAAAGGTCTACCGCAACAGCTAG
- a CDS encoding bleomycin resistance protein, with product MDFTSVAPIVPVLDLDAALDRYRRLGFHARAYDGPDRYGYVDRGSVSMHLTEWAEHDPLSTASSVYIYVSDADALYGEWKALDNLGGRLHGPRDTPYGLREFAYVDPDGTLHRIGSPLGG from the coding sequence ATCGACTTCACCTCAGTGGCACCGATCGTGCCCGTCCTCGACCTCGACGCCGCGTTGGACCGATACCGCCGGCTCGGGTTCCATGCTCGCGCCTACGACGGCCCCGACCGCTACGGATACGTCGACCGTGGATCGGTGTCCATGCACCTGACCGAATGGGCCGAGCATGATCCGTTGAGCACCGCTTCCAGCGTCTATATCTACGTCAGCGACGCCGACGCTCTGTATGGCGAATGGAAGGCGCTGGATAACCTCGGTGGCCGCCTGCATGGGCCGCGCGACACTCCCTACGGGCTGCGGGAGTTCGCTTACGTCGACCCGGACGGGACGCTGCACCGCATCGGGTCGCCACTGGGTGGCTAG